A portion of the Tamandua tetradactyla isolate mTamTet1 chromosome 16, mTamTet1.pri, whole genome shotgun sequence genome contains these proteins:
- the SETD6 gene encoding N-lysine methyltransferase SETD6, producing MATEAKRRRVVEAVGGEDPDPVAGFLSWCQRVGLELSPKVAVTRQGTVAGYGMVAQESVQCGELLFAVPRAALLSQHTCSIGRLLEQEQGALQSQSGWVPLLLALLHELQAPASLWSPYFALWPELGRLEHPMFWSEEERWRLLQGTGVPQAVEKDLTNIRGEYYSIVLPFMEAHPDLFRPHVRSLELYHQLVALVMAYSFQEPLEEEEDEKEPNSPLMVPAADILNHVSNYNANLEYAPDCLRMVATQSITKGQEIFNTYGQMANWQLIHMYGFVEPYPENTDDTADIQMVTVREAALQGTKEEAERLLLYERWTFLCKLEMVGEEGAFVIGREEVITEEELTTTLKVLCMPAEEFREFKDQDEWEDVNGEEHSLTITNIPKLKPSWRQLLRDSVLLTLQTYATDLKTEQDLLDNEEVYAKLSWREQQALQVRYGQKMILHKLLELTS from the exons GTGGTGGAAGCCGTGGGCGGCGAAGACCCAGACCCGGTGGCCGGATTCTTGAGCTGGTGTCAGCGGGTGGGGCTGGAGCTGAGTCCCAAG GTGGCGGTGACCCGGCAGGGGACGGTGGCCGGCTACGGCATGGTGGCCCAAGAGAGCGTGCAGTGCGGGGAGCTTTTGTTCGCGGTGCCGCGGGCTGCACTTCTGTCGCAGCACACCTGCTCCATCGGCCGTCTGCTGGAGCAAG AGCAAGGTGCGCTGCAGAGCCAGTCAGGCTGGGTCCCGCTTCTGTTGGCGCTCCTCCACGAGCTACAGGCCCCGGCCTCCCTCTGGAGTCCCTACTTCGCGCTCTGGCCTGAGCTGGGCCGCTTAGAGCACCCAATGTTCTG GTCCGAGGAGGAGCGCTGGCGACTGCTGCAGGGCACAGGTGtaccccaggccgtggagaaggATTTGACTAACATCCGTGGCGAATACTATTCCATAGTCCTGCCTTTCATGGAAGCCCACCCCGATCTCTTCAGACCCCACGTTCGCTCCCTGGAACTCTACCACCAACTTGTAGCTCTTGTGATGGCTTACAG CTTTCAGGAACcactggaggaagaggaggatgaaAAGGAACCTAACTCCCCCTTGATGGTGCCTGCTGCGGACATACTAAACCACGTTTCTAATTACAATGCTAATCTAGAATATGCTCCA GATTGTCTTCGGATGGTGGCCACCCAGTCCATCACTAAAGGCCAGGAGATTTTCAACACATATGGTCAGATGGCTAACTGGCAACTGATTCACATGTATGGTTTTGTTGAACCATATCCTGAGAACACTGATGACACAGCTGACATTCAGATGGTGACAGTTCGTGAAGCAGCATTACAGG GAACAAAAGAGGAAGCAGAGAGGCTTCTGCTGTATGAACGATGGACTTTCTTATGCAAACTGGAAATGGTAGGGGAAGAGGGAGCCTTTGTAATTGGACGGGAGGAGGTGATAACTGAAGAGGAGCTGACCACTACACTTAAG GTACTGTGCATGCCTGCTGAGGAGTTCAGGGAGTTTAAAGACCAGGATGAATGGGAAGATGTTAATGGGGAAGAGCACAGCCTAACAATCACAAATATCCCTAAGCTCAAACCATCATGGAGACAGCTTCTTCGGGATAGTGTTTTATTAACCCTGCAAACCTATGCCACAGACTTAAAAACTGAGCAAGATTTACTTGATAATGAGGAGGTCTATGCCAAACTCAGCTGGCGGGAACAGCAGGCCTTACAGGTTCGCTATGGACAGAAGATGATCTTACATAAGCTGTTGGAACTGACAAGTTAG